In Aquiflexum balticum DSM 16537, a single genomic region encodes these proteins:
- a CDS encoding ATP-binding protein: MKVTPALKKELAQWLETYWTTYLKGDIETWATFLRDDYRNIGGTKEEIWNSKQEIIDYTNSILSQMLGTVEIRNQEVELIPYGEYMMVHEFTDIYVKAEGEWILYSPFRMSSLLEKTDTGWIAIHQHGSYPDMKAMVGEAFSMDAVKAENAKLLEMVKSRTLQLEIEAALERVRAVAMGMKKPEDMLDVCQAISEQLQQFGVEKIRNVQTAIIDENIGQYLCYQYFTPYDKTTIEKTEYLKSPVEHGMVRQMLASRDGYFIGRLSGKDLEDFRIHRKEENHFPDPFLDKAAELDYCFLSIGEGGLGLTLYKTMAEDVLTLFKRFHQVFSLAYQRFRDIQKAEKQAREAQIEAALERVRAQTMAMHNSEDVGKCVVKMFSELTALGVDEGTRFGIGILNHDNENNQLWTARKDGAEVNMHIGNINMASHPLLKSARQAWKEQIPLHKYVLEGADLLNYYQMLNNAPDYKIQIPIEKLPKKEIQHCFIFEHGFFYAFTPREFQSELIHITKRFSSLFEQTYRRYLDLVKAEAQAREAQVEAALERVRSRTMAMHHTEELKEVIQVVFDQFVGLKIHVDHAGFILDYKEREDMHIWLADHQQGVPTEISIPYFDSPHWNSYLEAKAKQESFFANLLPFEVKNKFYQDLFELIPELTEEAQQAIFSKPALAISTVLLDNVGLYIEHYSMTPYTAEENKILMRFGKVFQQTYTRFLDLQKAEEQAREAQIEAGLERVRARAMAMHKSDELGQAAEVLYKELRILGLSDFINCGYVEIDEQNQCQYGWMTNSKGQSMERFYLPLIGEPILQKRYNAWKRKVPVFCQVVEGKELKDHLSFVNPQLGSQEVREHVKKNFPSPTIFYSGNFSDGYLSFITGTPIGSDGELLLNKFTRVFEMTYKRFLDLRKAEAQARESQIEAGLERVRSRTMAMQKSEELAEVSINLFEQVEKLGIKTWSTGFNVWLEGDTSYIDWVVNSASRKFIEPYKVDLSVHPSFMEISRAKKQGDDFFVHETEGETLEELYRLLSQMAKTQFQDIVKAGFQLPEHQINHYVFGSKVSLMFITFDPCPEAHDIFKRFGKVFEQTYTRFLDLQRAEAQAREAQIEAALEKVRSRSLAMHKSDELKEVVSVLFEKLKDLQIPFTAVGIATNIEGSKDLNAFVCGQNEAGLVITNYRLPYFDNPVPKDLYSAIEKQLDYFVGHYSKEEKDSFYEYVIEHTDEFRHLPEDIKRMIFDSTNYTISMVSVKNAVFNVNDFEGKVLAESEIDIIKRFARVFDQAYIRFLDLQKAEAQAREAQIEAGLERVRSKSLAMHKTAELQSVIHTVHQELLNLNISISGGSFIVINSEIDNEIQCWGSGGTADTSDRVHIPHFEKPFYTHLLNGIKNGPNFFTEEYTQEEKIEFFTFLFHHEPWSKLSAKEKKNTLSAPGGYTRSCAVAKHTSIFIINHFGEKFSEAENAILKRFGKVFEQSYTRFLDLQKAEAQAREAEIQLALERVRARTMAMQKSDELRETIGIIFEQLVKLGFDVRQCSVSLIDHEKREIESFQSAEVLSVLPQSIKTPFIEGPLFDKLVKGGIFNKSGYTVNILEGEDKVAFDDYIFQYTPFQFAPEEVAAFMRSVKKLIICRAHMSFGFVEIVTNDEPISSEEADILQRLSQVFEQTYIRFLDLQKAEAQAREAQIEAALERVRSRSMAMRKSEELADLSLELVKQVQALGVATWFCAFNIYMEDGSGSLEWGSNGEGTFPRYVTPREGIFLRYYEAGQQGESLLVNEIGANECPAHYDYLCSLPGVGDQLLKMKEAGIPFPTAQIDHVAYFKYGYLLFITYEPTPESHDIFKRFAKVFEQTYTRFLDLQKAESQAREAKVEAALEKVRSRTMGMQSSDELQEVANIMFLEIQTLNIPAWSCGYNILSADKKVATNFMSNEGTIQKPFDLPLTKENSLLEFYHFLQSEESFFTQELEGKALESHYNFMKSLPELTPVFNGLEEAGIALPTYQINHLCKFTHGYLLFITYKPVQDAHDIFKRFTKVFDQTYTRFLDLQKAEKQAREAQIENALEKVRSRSLAMQSPDELIEVAQLLREEMGALGVEELETSSIYIQDESSGLTQCWFTIKNPDNPGKAITDQMTIDLQDTWVGRKMDEFYRSKGKQTSILMQGEGRIEWIRYCEKKSDLFGTSNFYGETIPDRTYHLYKFSNGYIGAAAPGEISSESWELLKRATTVFSFAYTRFRDLQMAQASARTAMRQASLDRVRADISSMRNADDLDRITPLIFKELTVLGVPFIRCGVFIIQEKQKIVEAYLSSPEGNSLGVLRLPYKASELTYQTVEAWRKGEVYKQHWNKEDFIQWINQLMKEDQIQDGSTYQGTAAPPESLDLHFVPFAQGMLYVGAVCPLDEKELELVQTLAKAFSIAYARFEDFVKLEQAKAEVESAMSELKATQSQLVQQEKLASLGQLTAGIAHEIKNPLNFVNNFSEVSIEMIEEIQEERSKSQETRDETLVDEILEDIKSNLQKVHQHGSRANGIVTSMLQHSRGGSGKKEPTDLNALIKEYVNLSFHGMRAGKNPINVEIVLDLDPDLGMVSLIKEDFTRVVINLCNNAFDAMREKVLKTEDGRRKTEDGAVVDGKYLPKLKVTTMLENGRVRLLLEDNGPGIPDEIRDKILQPFFTTKKGTEGTGLGLSITHDIIKAHGGELKVETKIGEGTTFIIDLEKKA, encoded by the coding sequence ATGAAAGTAACTCCAGCGCTAAAAAAAGAATTGGCTCAATGGCTTGAAACCTATTGGACCACCTATCTCAAAGGTGATATTGAAACCTGGGCCACTTTTCTTCGGGATGATTATCGAAATATTGGAGGCACCAAGGAGGAGATATGGAATAGCAAGCAGGAAATCATTGATTATACCAATAGCATCTTGAGTCAGATGCTGGGAACAGTTGAAATCCGCAACCAGGAGGTTGAGTTGATTCCATATGGAGAATACATGATGGTGCATGAATTTACCGATATTTATGTAAAAGCCGAGGGTGAATGGATACTCTATAGCCCATTTCGAATGTCATCTCTTCTGGAGAAAACAGATACCGGCTGGATTGCCATACATCAACATGGCTCCTACCCCGACATGAAAGCGATGGTAGGCGAGGCTTTTTCAATGGATGCTGTAAAGGCAGAAAATGCAAAGCTGCTGGAAATGGTAAAAAGCAGGACTCTTCAATTGGAGATCGAAGCGGCTCTTGAGCGTGTGCGTGCAGTAGCCATGGGTATGAAAAAACCGGAGGATATGCTGGATGTATGCCAAGCAATTTCGGAGCAGTTACAGCAATTTGGGGTAGAAAAAATCCGAAATGTTCAGACTGCGATCATAGACGAAAACATCGGCCAATACCTCTGTTACCAGTATTTCACTCCTTATGACAAAACCACCATTGAAAAAACAGAATACCTCAAAAGTCCGGTAGAGCATGGTATGGTCAGGCAGATGCTGGCCTCACGGGACGGGTATTTCATCGGTAGACTCAGTGGCAAAGACCTTGAAGATTTTAGGATTCACCGAAAAGAAGAAAACCATTTTCCCGATCCATTTTTGGATAAAGCCGCCGAATTGGACTATTGCTTTTTGTCCATTGGAGAAGGCGGACTTGGTCTGACCTTATACAAAACAATGGCTGAGGATGTATTGACTTTGTTTAAGCGTTTTCATCAGGTTTTTTCCTTGGCTTACCAGCGTTTTCGGGATATTCAAAAAGCAGAGAAACAAGCCCGCGAAGCCCAGATTGAAGCTGCACTGGAAAGGGTCAGGGCTCAGACTATGGCCATGCACAACAGCGAGGACGTGGGGAAATGTGTTGTCAAAATGTTCAGTGAACTCACCGCCTTGGGGGTGGATGAAGGTACCCGCTTTGGGATCGGCATCCTGAACCATGACAACGAAAACAATCAGCTTTGGACGGCCCGCAAAGATGGGGCGGAAGTCAACATGCATATCGGCAACATCAATATGGCCTCGCACCCTTTGCTGAAAAGTGCCCGTCAAGCTTGGAAAGAGCAGATTCCCCTCCACAAGTATGTGTTAGAAGGAGCAGATTTGCTGAATTACTACCAAATGCTCAATAATGCCCCTGACTACAAAATTCAGATACCGATAGAAAAATTACCCAAAAAAGAAATCCAACACTGTTTCATCTTCGAGCATGGATTTTTTTATGCTTTCACTCCCCGTGAATTCCAATCCGAATTAATTCATATTACCAAACGGTTCAGTTCTCTTTTTGAACAAACCTATAGAAGGTATCTGGATTTGGTAAAAGCAGAGGCGCAAGCCCGCGAAGCGCAGGTTGAAGCGGCACTGGAAAGAGTGAGAAGCAGAACCATGGCCATGCACCATACCGAAGAACTCAAAGAGGTCATCCAGGTAGTATTCGATCAATTTGTGGGATTGAAAATCCATGTAGACCATGCAGGATTTATTCTGGACTACAAGGAGCGGGAGGATATGCATATCTGGCTGGCAGACCACCAACAAGGTGTGCCCACTGAGATCAGCATTCCCTATTTTGATTCGCCGCATTGGAACAGTTACCTCGAGGCCAAAGCCAAGCAGGAATCTTTCTTTGCCAACCTGCTTCCCTTTGAAGTAAAAAACAAATTCTACCAGGATCTTTTCGAGTTGATTCCGGAATTGACGGAAGAAGCACAGCAAGCCATTTTCAGCAAACCGGCACTTGCCATCTCCACCGTTTTGCTGGACAATGTGGGCTTGTATATAGAACATTATTCAATGACTCCCTATACAGCCGAAGAGAATAAGATTCTGATGCGCTTTGGAAAAGTATTTCAACAGACCTACACCCGCTTTCTCGATTTGCAAAAAGCGGAAGAACAAGCAAGGGAAGCACAGATAGAAGCAGGTCTGGAAAGAGTCAGAGCAAGGGCGATGGCCATGCACAAAAGTGATGAGTTGGGACAGGCTGCAGAAGTACTTTATAAGGAGCTTCGTATACTTGGATTATCTGATTTTATCAATTGTGGATATGTTGAAATAGACGAACAAAATCAGTGTCAGTACGGTTGGATGACGAATTCCAAAGGCCAGTCAATGGAAAGATTTTATCTGCCCTTGATTGGAGAACCTATTTTGCAAAAGCGGTATAACGCATGGAAACGCAAGGTGCCGGTCTTTTGCCAAGTTGTCGAAGGGAAGGAACTAAAGGACCATCTTTCATTCGTTAATCCACAACTTGGTTCCCAAGAAGTTCGCGAACACGTTAAAAAGAACTTTCCCAGCCCTACCATTTTTTACAGTGGGAATTTTTCCGACGGTTATCTCAGTTTTATCACAGGAACTCCAATTGGTTCCGATGGTGAATTACTTTTGAATAAATTTACAAGGGTTTTTGAGATGACCTACAAACGCTTCCTTGACCTTCGAAAAGCAGAAGCACAGGCTAGGGAATCACAGATCGAAGCAGGGTTGGAGCGAGTGCGATCCAGAACTATGGCCATGCAGAAAAGTGAGGAACTAGCTGAAGTTTCAATCAATTTGTTTGAACAGGTTGAAAAACTTGGCATTAAGACCTGGTCAACCGGTTTTAATGTTTGGTTGGAAGGTGATACATCCTACATTGACTGGGTAGTCAATAGTGCAAGCAGAAAATTTATAGAACCCTACAAAGTTGATCTTAGCGTGCATCCTTCCTTCATGGAGATAAGTCGCGCTAAAAAACAAGGAGATGATTTTTTTGTACATGAAACTGAAGGTGAAACGTTAGAGGAACTTTATCGCCTTCTTTCCCAGATGGCGAAAACTCAATTTCAGGATATTGTTAAAGCAGGTTTTCAACTGCCAGAACATCAAATTAATCACTATGTATTTGGTTCTAAGGTGAGCCTGATGTTTATAACTTTCGATCCTTGTCCTGAAGCCCATGATATTTTCAAACGCTTCGGAAAAGTCTTCGAACAAACCTATACCCGATTTTTGGATCTTCAAAGAGCAGAAGCACAGGCAAGGGAAGCACAGATAGAAGCGGCACTGGAAAAAGTCCGTTCCCGGTCCTTGGCCATGCATAAAAGTGATGAGCTAAAAGAAGTGGTCTCTGTTCTTTTCGAAAAATTAAAAGACCTGCAAATCCCATTTACTGCCGTTGGCATCGCCACAAACATTGAAGGCTCAAAAGATTTAAATGCTTTTGTCTGCGGTCAAAATGAAGCCGGCCTGGTCATCACTAATTATCGTCTTCCTTACTTTGATAATCCGGTACCGAAAGATTTGTACAGCGCCATTGAAAAGCAATTGGATTATTTTGTGGGGCATTATTCAAAAGAAGAAAAAGATTCCTTCTATGAGTATGTAATTGAACACACGGATGAATTCAGGCATTTGCCCGAGGATATCAAGCGCATGATATTCGATAGCACCAACTATACCATTTCCATGGTCTCGGTTAAGAATGCAGTTTTTAATGTCAATGATTTTGAAGGGAAGGTTTTAGCTGAAAGTGAAATCGACATCATCAAGCGATTTGCTAGAGTTTTTGACCAGGCTTATATCCGCTTCCTTGATCTCCAGAAAGCTGAAGCACAAGCGAGGGAAGCACAGATTGAAGCGGGATTGGAACGGGTACGTTCCAAAAGTTTGGCGATGCATAAAACTGCTGAATTACAAAGTGTGATCCATACAGTTCATCAGGAGTTGCTTAATCTGAACATATCCATTTCCGGCGGATCTTTTATTGTCATCAACAGTGAAATTGATAATGAAATCCAATGTTGGGGTTCGGGCGGAACTGCTGACACTTCGGATAGGGTCCATATCCCCCACTTTGAAAAACCATTCTATACTCATCTATTAAACGGGATAAAAAACGGTCCTAATTTTTTTACCGAGGAATACACCCAAGAAGAGAAAATAGAATTTTTCACCTTTTTATTTCACCACGAGCCTTGGTCAAAACTGAGTGCCAAAGAGAAAAAAAATACGCTATCAGCACCGGGCGGATATACCCGCTCTTGTGCAGTAGCTAAGCATACAAGTATTTTTATAATCAACCACTTTGGAGAAAAATTTTCTGAAGCTGAAAATGCTATTCTCAAACGTTTCGGTAAAGTCTTTGAGCAATCTTACACCCGCTTTCTTGACCTCCAAAAAGCCGAAGCACAGGCAAGGGAAGCAGAAATTCAGTTGGCCTTGGAAAGGGTTCGTGCCCGTACAATGGCCATGCAAAAAAGCGACGAGTTGAGAGAAACTATCGGAATTATTTTCGAGCAATTGGTAAAACTAGGGTTCGATGTAAGACAATGCTCGGTCAGCCTCATAGACCATGAAAAAAGAGAAATAGAGTCTTTCCAATCAGCAGAAGTACTGTCTGTTCTTCCTCAAAGTATCAAAACGCCATTTATCGAAGGCCCTTTATTTGATAAATTGGTAAAAGGAGGGATTTTTAATAAAAGTGGCTACACAGTAAACATTCTGGAAGGTGAAGATAAGGTAGCATTTGACGACTATATCTTTCAATACACTCCTTTTCAGTTTGCACCGGAAGAGGTGGCTGCCTTCATGCGAAGCGTCAAGAAGCTGATAATCTGTAGAGCACATATGAGCTTCGGTTTTGTTGAAATAGTGACCAATGACGAACCCATTTCATCAGAGGAAGCCGACATACTGCAGCGATTAAGTCAGGTATTTGAACAAACCTATATTCGTTTCCTTGATCTGCAAAAAGCAGAAGCACAGGCAAGGGAAGCTCAGATTGAGGCAGCTTTGGAAAGAGTGAGAAGTAGAAGTATGGCCATGCGCAAAAGTGAGGAACTGGCGGATCTTTCCCTTGAGTTGGTAAAGCAAGTTCAGGCTTTAGGGGTTGCAACCTGGTTTTGTGCATTTAATATTTACATGGAAGACGGAAGTGGCTCTTTGGAATGGGGCAGCAATGGCGAAGGCACGTTTCCAAGGTACGTTACTCCGCGGGAGGGAATATTTCTCCGCTATTACGAGGCTGGTCAGCAAGGTGAATCCTTACTTGTAAATGAAATTGGAGCCAATGAATGCCCCGCTCACTATGATTATTTGTGCAGCTTACCAGGGGTCGGCGATCAGCTCCTTAAAATGAAAGAAGCTGGCATTCCCTTTCCAACGGCTCAAATTGATCATGTAGCCTATTTCAAATATGGTTATCTACTTTTCATAACCTATGAGCCCACGCCGGAATCCCATGATATTTTCAAACGCTTTGCCAAAGTTTTCGAACAAACCTACACCCGCTTCCTCGATCTCCAAAAAGCAGAATCCCAGGCAAGGGAGGCTAAAGTCGAAGCCGCTCTCGAAAAAGTGCGCTCCCGAACAATGGGTATGCAGAGTAGTGATGAATTGCAGGAAGTCGCCAATATTATGTTTCTGGAAATCCAGACGCTGAATATCCCTGCCTGGAGCTGTGGCTATAATATTCTTTCAGCAGATAAAAAAGTTGCCACCAACTTCATGAGTAATGAGGGAACCATTCAAAAACCATTTGACCTCCCATTGACCAAAGAGAATTCTTTACTTGAATTTTATCATTTTCTTCAAAGTGAAGAATCCTTTTTTACCCAAGAACTGGAGGGAAAAGCCCTTGAAAGCCATTATAATTTCATGAAATCCCTCCCGGAATTAACGCCAGTATTTAACGGTCTCGAAGAAGCTGGAATTGCTTTACCAACCTACCAAATAAATCATCTCTGTAAGTTCACCCATGGATATCTCCTCTTTATCACTTATAAGCCAGTCCAGGATGCCCATGATATTTTCAAACGTTTTACCAAGGTCTTTGATCAAACCTACACTCGTTTCCTAGATCTGCAAAAAGCGGAAAAACAAGCCAGAGAAGCCCAGATCGAAAATGCGCTGGAGAAAGTGCGCTCCCGGTCTTTGGCTATGCAGAGCCCTGATGAACTGATTGAGGTCGCGCAACTGCTTCGCGAAGAAATGGGCGCATTGGGCGTAGAGGAATTGGAGACCAGTTCCATCTACATACAGGATGAAAGCAGCGGATTGACCCAATGTTGGTTTACCATTAAGAATCCGGATAACCCTGGCAAAGCGATAACAGACCAGATGACTATTGATCTTCAGGATACCTGGGTGGGCCGAAAGATGGATGAATTTTACCGGTCCAAAGGAAAACAAACTTCCATCCTGATGCAGGGTGAGGGAAGGATAGAATGGATCCGCTATTGTGAAAAAAAATCCGACCTGTTTGGGACCAGTAATTTCTATGGAGAAACTATTCCTGATCGTACCTATCATTTGTACAAATTTTCCAATGGATACATCGGTGCCGCTGCCCCCGGAGAGATTTCCTCAGAAAGTTGGGAACTTTTAAAAAGAGCCACGACAGTATTTTCCTTTGCCTATACCCGTTTCAGGGATTTGCAAATGGCCCAAGCCAGCGCCCGAACCGCCATGCGACAGGCTTCTTTGGACCGTGTTCGCGCTGACATTTCATCCATGCGCAATGCTGATGACCTGGACAGAATCACGCCGCTGATTTTCAAAGAGCTGACAGTACTGGGTGTTCCATTTATCCGTTGTGGGGTTTTTATTATCCAGGAAAAACAAAAAATAGTCGAAGCCTACCTTTCCTCACCTGAAGGCAACTCTCTTGGCGTTTTACGGCTTCCCTACAAGGCCAGCGAACTCACCTATCAGACGGTGGAGGCCTGGCGAAAGGGAGAGGTGTATAAGCAGCATTGGAATAAGGAAGATTTTATCCAATGGATCAACCAACTGATGAAAGAGGATCAGATTCAGGATGGCAGTACTTATCAGGGTACCGCAGCACCTCCCGAATCTCTTGATTTGCATTTTGTCCCTTTTGCGCAGGGTATGCTTTATGTTGGTGCAGTCTGTCCCTTGGATGAAAAGGAATTGGAATTGGTACAGACATTGGCCAAGGCCTTTTCTATTGCCTATGCCCGATTTGAGGATTTTGTCAAGCTCGAGCAGGCCAAAGCCGAAGTGGAATCCGCCATGAGCGAACTCAAAGCCACCCAATCCCAACTCGTCCAACAGGAAAAACTCGCCTCTCTCGGTCAGCTGACGGCAGGTATCGCCCACGAGATCAAGAATCCGCTGAATTTTGTCAATAATTTTTCGGAGGTGTCGATAGAGATGATTGAAGAAATACAAGAGGAAAGAAGCAAGAGCCAAGAAACAAGAGACGAGACCTTGGTGGATGAAATCCTGGAGGATATCAAGTCCAATCTGCAAAAAGTCCATCAACATGGTTCACGTGCCAATGGTATTGTGACTTCCATGCTGCAACATTCAAGAGGTGGATCAGGGAAGAAAGAACCTACTGACCTCAATGCCCTGATCAAGGAATATGTCAATCTCAGCTTTCATGGGATGAGAGCAGGAAAGAATCCGATCAATGTGGAGATTGTCTTGGATCTGGATCCTGATTTGGGCATGGTGTCCCTGATCAAGGAGGACTTCACGAGGGTGGTGATCAATTTGTGTAATAATGCATTTGATGCGATGCGGGAGAAAGTGTTGAAGACGGAAGACGGAAGACGGAAGACAGAAGATGGAGCAGTGGTTGATGGAAAGTATCTGCCAAAATTAAAGGTGACCACAATGCTTGAGAATGGTCGGGTTCGGTTATTACTTGAGGACAATGGACCGGGGATTCCGGATGAGATCAGGGACAAAATCCTGCAGCCGTTCTTCACCACCAAAAAAGGAACCGAGGGAACGGGTCTCGGGCTAAGCATTACTCATGATATAATAAAGGCCCATGGTGGGGAATTAAAAGTGGAAACCAAAATAGGTGAAGGCACCACATTTATCATTGATTTAGAAAAAAAGGCATAG